Proteins encoded in a region of the Streptomyces sp. NBC_01471 genome:
- a CDS encoding NAD(P)/FAD-dependent oxidoreductase, with the protein MTRTLVIVGHGMTGHRLAARVRELDTGDHWHIVVLAEEPDPAYDRVALSGYLAGRTRQSLRLSGAEFLQDDRTDLHLGCPVAAVDRTARKVMTAYQGAISYDALVLATGSRPFVPPVPGHELANCFVYRTFGDLDALRAAARPGAPGVVVGGGLLGLEAANALRLLGMRPHVIETAPHVMPAQLDAGAARVLHRGAEDLGLRLHCDTAVGSLDGDSSGRVRAVTLKDGAVLDAALVVFAAGIRPRDELAPGSGLQRAERGGFLVDAYCRTADPRVWAVGECAAVEGRCYGLVAPGHRMAESVARQLTGLPAEPFDGSDTSTALKLLDVHVATFGSTSDTDPTLELVFAEGTSRYAKVFLDPDGSRLRGGILAGDTGARTTLSAFVGRRPPADLEQLLLPPRAANA; encoded by the coding sequence ATGACCCGCACACTCGTGATCGTCGGACACGGCATGACAGGCCACCGCCTCGCGGCACGCGTACGCGAACTGGATACCGGGGACCACTGGCACATCGTCGTCCTGGCCGAGGAGCCCGACCCCGCCTACGACCGGGTCGCCCTGTCCGGATACCTGGCGGGCCGCACCCGGCAGAGCCTCCGCCTCAGCGGCGCCGAATTCCTCCAGGACGACCGCACGGACCTCCACCTGGGATGCCCGGTCGCCGCCGTCGACCGGACCGCGCGCAAGGTGATGACCGCCTACCAGGGGGCGATCTCCTACGACGCGCTGGTCCTGGCCACCGGATCGCGCCCCTTCGTACCCCCCGTGCCCGGGCACGAACTGGCGAACTGCTTCGTCTACCGGACCTTCGGCGACCTGGACGCGCTGCGTGCGGCGGCCCGCCCCGGTGCTCCCGGCGTGGTGGTCGGCGGCGGTCTCCTCGGCCTGGAGGCGGCCAACGCCCTGCGCCTGCTGGGCATGCGGCCGCATGTGATCGAGACGGCGCCCCATGTGATGCCGGCGCAACTGGACGCGGGTGCGGCGCGGGTGCTGCACCGGGGCGCCGAGGACCTGGGCCTGCGTCTGCACTGCGACACGGCCGTCGGGTCGCTCGACGGCGACTCCAGCGGCAGGGTCCGGGCGGTCACCCTCAAGGACGGCGCCGTACTGGACGCCGCCCTGGTGGTCTTCGCCGCGGGGATACGCCCCCGGGACGAACTGGCCCCCGGCTCCGGTCTTCAGCGTGCGGAGCGCGGCGGCTTCCTGGTGGACGCGTACTGCCGGACCGCCGACCCGCGTGTCTGGGCCGTGGGGGAGTGCGCCGCCGTCGAGGGCCGCTGCTACGGCCTGGTCGCCCCCGGCCACCGCATGGCCGAGAGCGTGGCCCGCCAGCTGACGGGCCTGCCCGCCGAACCCTTCGACGGCTCCGACACCTCTACGGCCCTGAAACTCCTCGACGTGCACGTCGCCACGTTCGGAAGCACGTCCGACACCGACCCCACCCTCGAACTCGTCTTCGCCGAGGGCACCTCGCGCTACGCCAAGGTCTTCCTCGACCCGGACGGCTCCCGGCTGCGGGGCGGCATCCTCGCCGGTGACACAGGCGCGCGCACCACGCTCAGCGCCTTCGTCGGACGCCGGCCCCCGGCGGACCTGGAACAGCTCCTGCTGCCGCCACGAGCTGCGAACGCCTGA
- a CDS encoding FAD-dependent oxidoreductase yields the protein MSGILVIGNGPASHRLVERLHHHGHPGPVTVLGAEHHPVRHRPLLTSVLAGRLPPEALSTPGPPGATAVHGAVVTRIDRHTRRVRARADGAETTHAYDTLVLATGAAPVVPAIPGVRGPGGGPGPGVTTLRTMEDHTSITGGSVVVLGGGPLGVEAASALALRGIRTTLVCATPHPLAGRLGEECGLLLTERLRQAGVAVVGGRTVVRRSAGHVLLDDGGSLPADTLVLCTGAVPEVAPARGAGLAVHEGVVVDDRLRTSDPHIHAIGDCAEYAGRTVAGIEAAWEQADTLAGLLTGLRTPYRPTPGVFRLRAHVMDVCCVGPSAAFDAPGVRTVDLADRAGGRRARLALRDDRLLAAVLLGLPDAIATVAMLYRQGRPLPSDRLAVLLGTASGPPSTALPRDDAPVCLCNNVARRALADAWRAGARTTEKLAAATGATTSCGSCRADVAELCTAWQHQGPREPEPAR from the coding sequence GTGAGCGGCATCCTCGTCATCGGCAACGGCCCGGCGTCCCACCGGCTCGTGGAGCGCCTGCACCACCACGGTCACCCCGGCCCGGTCACCGTCCTGGGCGCCGAACACCACCCCGTCCGCCACCGGCCCCTGCTGACCTCCGTACTCGCGGGCCGGCTGCCCCCGGAAGCCCTGAGCACCCCGGGCCCGCCGGGCGCAACCGCCGTGCACGGCGCGGTCGTCACCCGCATCGACCGCCACACCCGCCGCGTACGGGCAAGAGCGGACGGGGCGGAGACCACCCACGCGTACGACACTCTGGTACTGGCCACCGGCGCCGCTCCCGTCGTCCCCGCCATCCCCGGTGTGCGAGGTCCCGGCGGGGGCCCGGGACCAGGGGTGACCACCCTGCGCACCATGGAGGACCACACGTCGATCACCGGCGGCAGCGTCGTGGTGCTCGGCGGCGGGCCCCTGGGAGTCGAGGCCGCGAGCGCGCTGGCGCTGCGCGGCATCCGCACCACACTGGTCTGCGCCACCCCGCACCCACTCGCCGGACGCCTGGGCGAGGAGTGCGGCCTGCTCCTCACCGAGCGGCTCCGGCAGGCCGGTGTCGCGGTCGTCGGCGGCCGCACCGTCGTACGCAGGTCCGCCGGGCACGTGCTCCTGGACGACGGCGGTTCGCTGCCCGCGGACACACTCGTACTGTGCACCGGGGCCGTCCCCGAGGTGGCGCCGGCCCGCGGGGCCGGACTCGCCGTACACGAGGGGGTCGTCGTCGACGACCGGTTGCGCACCAGCGATCCGCACATCCACGCCATCGGTGACTGCGCCGAGTACGCGGGGCGCACGGTGGCCGGGATCGAGGCCGCCTGGGAGCAGGCCGACACCCTGGCAGGGCTGCTCACCGGCCTGCGCACTCCCTACCGGCCCACCCCCGGCGTGTTCCGGCTGCGCGCCCATGTCATGGATGTGTGCTGCGTCGGCCCGTCCGCGGCCTTCGACGCCCCCGGAGTACGGACGGTCGACCTGGCCGACCGGGCCGGTGGCCGCCGCGCCCGTCTCGCGCTGCGCGACGACCGGCTCCTGGCCGCCGTACTCCTCGGCCTGCCGGACGCCATCGCCACCGTCGCGATGCTGTACCGGCAGGGCCGGCCACTGCCGTCGGACCGACTGGCCGTGCTGCTGGGAACCGCCTCGGGACCGCCGTCGACGGCTCTGCCGCGCGACGACGCCCCGGTCTGCCTCTGCAACAACGTGGCGCGCCGGGCCCTCGCCGACGCCTGGCGGGCGGGCGCCCGCACGACGGAGAAGCTGGCGGCTGCGACGGGCGCCACCACCAGCTGCGGGAGCTGCCGGGCCGACGTGGCGGAACTGTGCACCGCGTGGCAGCACCAAGGCCCCAGGGAACCGGAGCCCGCACGATGA
- a CDS encoding molybdopterin oxidoreductase family protein, producing the protein MSEEPAGLPQVETHCPYCALQCGTRLTGGEAAAVEVAPTGFPVNRGKLCRKGWTAPQLLTTTDRLTRPLVRRPDGELTGASWPTALDAVAARLRELRAEHGPDAVAVFGGGGLTNEKAYLLGKFARLALGTSQIDYNGRFCMSSAAVAGNAAFGIDRGLPFPVTDLRQARTVLLAGANVAETMPPLMQHLESADLVVVDPRRTATAQRAALHLQPVPGTDLPLALGLLHIAIVDARIDRDYIRLRTQGFEAVARQAMAWWPERVESVTGVPAETLREAVRLLAAAPNTYVLTGRGVEQHRQGTDTAAAFINLALALGLPGTPHSGYGCLTGQGNGQGGREHGQKADQLPGYRSLTDPAARAHVAGVWGVRPQDLPGPGRTAYTLLDALGRDDGPRALLVFGSNPAVSAPHSSHIAQRLRSLDLLVVADFVPSETARMADVVLPVTQWAEEEGTMTSLEGRVLRRRALLKPPAQVRSDLDVLHGLAVRLGEPFHRYPTEPREVFEELRRASQGGPADYSGISYERLDSGEALHWPCPETGTPHPGTPRLFLERFAHPDHRARFTEAQQHEPVRESRSEYPLHATTGRVLPHYQSGAQTRRVADLNDTVPEAFVQVHPDTAKRCGLADRCLARVTSARGSTTVRVTLDPTMRTDTVFVPFHFAGDASANLFTHPTLDPRSGMPEFKTSAVRLEFLPE; encoded by the coding sequence GTGTCTGAGGAACCGGCCGGCCTGCCGCAGGTGGAGACGCACTGCCCGTACTGCGCCCTGCAGTGCGGTACGCGTCTCACCGGCGGCGAGGCCGCGGCCGTCGAGGTGGCGCCCACCGGCTTCCCGGTCAACAGGGGAAAGCTGTGCCGCAAGGGCTGGACCGCCCCGCAACTGCTGACCACCACCGACCGCCTGACCCGGCCCCTGGTACGACGCCCGGACGGCGAACTGACCGGAGCGTCCTGGCCGACCGCACTCGACGCCGTGGCCGCCCGGCTGCGGGAGTTGCGCGCCGAGCACGGCCCGGACGCGGTGGCCGTGTTCGGCGGGGGCGGCCTGACCAACGAGAAGGCGTATCTGCTGGGCAAGTTCGCCCGGCTCGCACTGGGCACCAGCCAGATCGACTACAACGGCCGGTTCTGCATGTCCTCCGCCGCGGTGGCGGGCAACGCCGCCTTCGGTATCGACCGGGGGCTGCCCTTCCCCGTCACGGACCTGCGACAGGCCCGGACCGTGCTGCTGGCCGGCGCGAACGTCGCCGAGACCATGCCCCCGCTCATGCAGCACCTCGAATCGGCCGACCTCGTCGTCGTCGACCCCCGGCGGACCGCCACCGCGCAGCGCGCCGCGCTCCATCTCCAGCCCGTCCCCGGCACCGATCTGCCGCTGGCCCTCGGACTGCTGCACATCGCGATCGTGGACGCACGGATCGACCGGGACTACATACGCCTTCGCACCCAGGGCTTCGAAGCCGTCGCCCGGCAGGCCATGGCCTGGTGGCCGGAGCGGGTCGAGAGCGTCACGGGCGTACCCGCCGAAACGCTGCGCGAGGCGGTGCGGCTGCTGGCCGCGGCACCGAACACCTATGTACTGACCGGGCGCGGGGTCGAACAGCACCGGCAGGGCACCGACACGGCCGCCGCGTTCATCAACCTCGCCCTGGCCCTCGGCCTGCCCGGCACCCCGCACAGCGGGTACGGCTGCCTGACCGGCCAGGGCAACGGCCAGGGCGGCCGGGAACACGGCCAGAAGGCCGACCAGCTCCCCGGATACAGGTCACTGACCGACCCCGCCGCGCGCGCCCACGTCGCCGGAGTCTGGGGCGTGCGCCCGCAGGATCTGCCAGGCCCCGGGCGCACCGCCTACACCCTGCTCGACGCACTGGGCCGGGACGACGGACCGCGGGCGCTGCTCGTCTTCGGCTCCAACCCGGCCGTTTCGGCGCCGCACTCCTCGCACATCGCCCAACGCCTGCGCTCACTCGACCTGTTGGTGGTCGCCGACTTCGTGCCTTCCGAGACGGCCCGCATGGCCGACGTCGTCCTGCCCGTCACCCAGTGGGCCGAGGAGGAGGGCACCATGACCAGCCTGGAGGGCCGTGTCCTGCGCCGTCGCGCCCTGCTGAAACCTCCGGCACAGGTGCGCAGCGACCTGGACGTGCTCCACGGACTCGCCGTGCGACTGGGCGAGCCCTTCCACCGCTACCCGACCGAGCCCCGCGAGGTGTTCGAGGAACTGCGCCGCGCCTCACAGGGCGGTCCTGCCGACTACTCCGGCATCTCCTACGAGCGCCTCGACTCCGGGGAGGCACTGCACTGGCCCTGCCCGGAGACCGGGACCCCGCACCCCGGCACACCCCGGCTCTTCCTGGAACGCTTCGCCCACCCCGACCACCGCGCCCGGTTCACCGAGGCACAGCAGCACGAACCCGTCCGCGAAAGCCGGTCCGAGTACCCGCTGCACGCCACCACCGGCCGCGTCCTGCCCCACTACCAGTCGGGAGCGCAGACCCGCCGGGTCGCGGACCTCAACGACACCGTGCCCGAGGCATTCGTCCAGGTCCACCCGGACACCGCGAAGCGCTGCGGGCTCGCCGACCGCTGCCTCGCCCGGGTCACATCGGCCCGGGGAAGCACAACGGTCCGGGTCACACTCGACCCCACGATGCGTACCGACACCGTCTTCGTGCCCTTCCACTTCGCCGGTGACGCGAGCGCCAACCTCTTCACCCACCCCACCCTCGACCCGCGCAGCGGAATGCCCGAGTTCAAGACAAGCGCTGTCCGGCTCGAATTCCTCCCGGAGTGA
- a CDS encoding MFS transporter has protein sequence MVDKAVQKKWLTDWHPEDTEAWERDGRRLARRNLIASVITEHVGFSVWTLWSVLVLFMSPRTGFGLDAGEKFLLVAVPTVVGALLRLPYGHAVTRYGGRDWTVFATLILLVPAGLALYFVGRPGTPLWVYLLIGATAGVGGGTFASSMTNITALYPRRHQGWALGLNAGGGNLGVAAVQLVGLAVIAAAGMDHPAYVAAVYVPLIAAAAWLAGRTMDNVAAVRGAAGAHRQAVRDRDTWYLCLLYIGTFGSFIGYGFAFGLVLQSEFGATPVEAVGYTFLGPLLGSCSRPLGGRLADLLGGARVTFWNFLGMAAGTLGLVLAAHAKSFPLFVACFIVLFVLSGLGNGSTYKMIPALFAAKAEKQITDGLDATRAFARARRLSGSVIAIAGAAGALGGAAINLAFKVSYSGDSGSGTPAFLTFLCYYALCMVVLRAVYLRRSSPHERPSPADRTRETRRV, from the coding sequence ATGGTGGACAAAGCAGTGCAGAAGAAGTGGCTCACGGACTGGCATCCGGAGGACACCGAGGCCTGGGAACGCGACGGCCGCCGACTCGCCCGGCGCAACCTCATCGCATCCGTCATCACCGAGCACGTGGGCTTCTCGGTCTGGACCCTGTGGTCCGTACTCGTGCTGTTCATGTCCCCGCGGACCGGCTTCGGCCTGGACGCGGGGGAGAAGTTCCTGCTGGTCGCGGTCCCCACCGTGGTCGGCGCGCTGCTCCGGCTGCCCTACGGCCACGCCGTCACCCGCTACGGCGGCCGCGACTGGACCGTGTTCGCCACTCTCATCCTGCTCGTCCCGGCCGGTCTGGCCCTGTACTTCGTGGGCCGCCCCGGCACACCCCTGTGGGTGTACCTGCTCATCGGAGCCACCGCGGGCGTGGGCGGCGGCACCTTCGCGTCCTCGATGACGAACATCACCGCCCTCTACCCGCGGCGCCACCAGGGCTGGGCCCTCGGACTCAACGCCGGGGGCGGCAACCTGGGAGTCGCCGCGGTCCAGCTCGTCGGGCTGGCCGTCATCGCGGCGGCGGGCATGGACCATCCCGCCTACGTCGCCGCCGTCTACGTGCCGCTCATCGCGGCCGCCGCCTGGCTGGCGGGGCGCACCATGGACAACGTCGCCGCCGTGCGCGGCGCGGCCGGTGCCCACCGGCAGGCGGTCCGCGACCGCGACACCTGGTACCTCTGCCTTCTGTACATCGGCACTTTCGGGTCGTTCATCGGCTACGGATTCGCCTTCGGCCTCGTCCTGCAGAGCGAGTTCGGCGCCACCCCTGTCGAGGCCGTCGGATACACCTTCCTCGGTCCGCTCCTCGGCTCCTGCTCCCGGCCGCTCGGTGGCCGCCTCGCCGACCTGCTGGGCGGCGCCCGGGTCACCTTCTGGAACTTCCTGGGCATGGCGGCGGGCACACTCGGGCTCGTCCTCGCCGCCCACGCCAAGTCGTTCCCGCTGTTCGTCGCCTGCTTCATCGTTCTGTTCGTACTCAGCGGCCTCGGCAACGGCTCCACGTACAAGATGATCCCGGCGCTCTTCGCCGCCAAGGCCGAGAAGCAGATCACCGACGGGCTCGACGCCACCCGGGCCTTCGCCCGGGCCCGCAGGCTCTCCGGCTCGGTCATCGCGATCGCCGGCGCCGCCGGTGCGCTGGGCGGCGCGGCCATCAACCTCGCGTTCAAGGTGTCCTACTCCGGTGACTCCGGCTCGGGGACCCCCGCCTTCCTCACCTTCCTCTGCTACTACGCCCTGTGCATGGTCGTGCTCCGTGCGGTGTATCTGCGCAGGAGCTCCCCGCACGAGCGGCCGTCCCCGGCCGACCGCACCAGGGAGACCAGGCGTGTCTGA
- the ssuE gene encoding NADPH-dependent FMN reductase, translating to MSNVLVISGSPSPTSKTELVGDLVARRLAEREWHVEHLKVRTLPPAPLLHADITDPAIARALAQVAHADGIVLATPTYKASFSGLLKTFLDVLPQYGFAHKAVLPLATGGSTAHVLVLDYALRPVVHSLGARHVVQSFFLLDKHLETGDGHPRIDPRSTELLDSVIEEFRKALVAAA from the coding sequence GTGTCCAACGTGCTGGTGATCTCCGGCAGCCCATCCCCGACCTCCAAGACCGAACTCGTGGGCGACCTCGTGGCGCGCCGGCTCGCCGAGCGCGAGTGGCACGTCGAGCACCTGAAGGTCCGTACGCTGCCCCCCGCTCCGCTGCTGCACGCCGACATCACCGACCCGGCCATCGCCCGGGCGCTGGCACAGGTGGCCCACGCCGATGGCATCGTGCTGGCCACACCGACGTACAAGGCGAGCTTCTCCGGCCTGCTCAAGACCTTCCTCGATGTGCTGCCGCAGTACGGCTTCGCCCACAAAGCCGTACTGCCGCTGGCCACCGGCGGCAGCACCGCGCATGTCCTGGTCCTCGACTACGCCCTGCGCCCGGTGGTGCACTCACTGGGCGCCCGCCATGTCGTGCAGAGCTTCTTCCTCCTCGACAAGCACCTCGAAACCGGTGACGGACATCCGCGCATCGACCCGCGGAGCACCGAGCTGCTGGACAGCGTGATCGAGGAGTTCCGCAAGGCCCTGGTCGCAGCCGCCTGA